A stretch of DNA from Hydra vulgaris chromosome 03, alternate assembly HydraT2T_AEP:
TTTTAGAagatattattacattttttattagtaaattttatttgattataacatttattaactgagttacttttgttttataagtatatGAAATTGAACATGGCGACAATATACAACATACTTTCTAGTTATGActtatatctgaaatttatCGCACGTTTATTAACACAAAATTCTTTTcgctttaattaataattacattttaatgtttttggaGAGGAAATAATGATTTAAACGAAAATATCCAAGTAACAGTTTTATCAAAGATTgtcaacaaaatcaaaaatttagatACGCTTGACTAAATACTAAATACTAATTGAGAATATTGATTTGCGCTTGGAGATTGAAAGTCAATTTTGAAatacattaaaatgtttttcccGGCAAAATGAATGAAATAGTTCTCCTTGATACGCcagtaatattttacattttttagtgaCTTATTCAAAACgttattgttttagaaaacaAACATGGATTTGTTTGGAAATTTTGAGTCTGAAAAATGGTCAAATGGAGTTCCTCCGTCAAACTTGCAAACTTCAGGTATATCTATGCCATTTAGTTAATAAGGCGCTCGGTAACATTGGTATAACATTTAATGTTATTCTCATGAACGCAATCTTATTTTTGTCAGTAGAATTTGTTATAGTAATTGCTTGAATACATTTGTAGATTCTTAGTATGACTTTTTATGCTCATTGTAAACTAATatgaaacattttcaaaaattataataattagtcAGAATTAAATGCCAAAAAATTCGGACCACTTTATGACCACTCTAGCCCATTTGTGAAGACAAAagaattttgaaagtaaaaaatgttaagaatTAAACTAGATCAAAACGCTATTTAcagatttgaaattttattaaaaaatagttagacatttaaaagttatagcGAAAAgataagaagaaaaaatgatAGGAAGAACTGAAATAAGTGaaatagcaatttaaaaaataaacttaggCATACATACATGGGTTTGGCATTCATATAATTCCTGTACATTTAGGTAACTTCCAGAAATGAAATTGACTAGCAAAAACACAGACttcctaatttaaaaacagaaagacTTCTCTTGTTACACTTAGGTTTGATTAAAGTATGACCAACCAGACTTATATAgcgaaaactattttttataacttaatttttttttttcaggttacGAAAAGCATACAATCTATCGAGTGACTAAAAAACCTGAATTTTTTGAGTATTATATGGCAAACAGTGATGGGGATCCATGCTGCACGTTTTTGTATGGAGCATTGAGAGATCCATTGCTTTCAATAACTAATTgctacttaaaaataaaaaagataaatggttGCCATGTTATTACAGGAATGATGGTTGATGAGGATTGTGTTGAAATAAACAACGACTTCCTTAAAACTATAAATCCTCCTGCTCCCgaagaaaaatttcaaagaaaagaAAGCATTagtacatttcttttttttttttaattttattagttgagttatttaaaatctaataacttGCTCACATACTGTATTTGctttctaaatgtattttaggTCTTGGATTAATTAGTGACTTAGAAGTGGATCAATGGACCGAAAAGGAAGAACCTCCATGgaataaatcaaaaattggtaactaagttatttattttattataaacgaattttttatattaacatttgatttaattcaccatctaataatttttttttaaaatatacttttgtataaagttgttttaaatagaGCAATTGCAAAATATTGAACTTTATTAAACTGCATTTAAATTAATGTAGGTTTAACAGGCGACATTCTCTCAAAGACGATGCTCCTTCAGAAGAATTGTTATTTTACGAGTTTaagagctaaaaaaaaaactaatttttttaacttctagaattaaatatcaaatttttttttttttttaaaactgactttcaaacgtttaataatttttcaggTTTGACGtcgtataaaaaatttgtttttctgttaAACAAcgtattttatattcttttttaaggCTACAGTTACTACAGTATTCGAAGAAATAAACCTGAGGTGATTGATGGCGTGTTGAAATATCATCTGGCATCTGACCAAGGACtttctataaatgcttttttaaaagggGCGAGAAGAGATCCTTTGCGATCGATTGGAAATGTATATTTGAAAATAGATAACTTTGACGAGATAATAGGCATAATAGTTGAAAATGACTGGgtagaaaaaaatcaataattcaaatttaacaAGGTATATTGGTAAATCAAGACATGTCAAATTTGGGAAATCAAGACTCAAGTTTCATTTATACTTAACTGTGTTATAACAATACTTTATACACATATTGTACACTGTTGCTTACACtaaggaaagttttttttattaatttctaaacttaaaatttaaaaaccatgtatataaattttttgctatttcCCTTCCCTTTTCCTGTGGGGTATTTATAATCAATAAAGCAAATGAAGTGAccactttttttagaaaattgaaaagttaaaaaaaaagtaagaaatattataattcaagatttaatttaaacgtttattgcaatatttaatttctatataacCTAacgtgtttaaattttttttgtgttgaaatttttaacaaacccaaagaagagaaaaagttattaatggtttaaatattaaaaaaaaaattacccaaAGCCTGCACGCAATTTTTGATGGTTATTAGGGTCTTATcctataaaacaatatttttgtatgTTAAGATTTTTCTAACACGTTTAGGCCTAATCTTATATCTGTACGTATTAAGATAAGTCTCTAGAGTTGCTATTTCAACTGTcatcttttctttatttaaaaatttatagtcaATGTCGTTTGAGCAAGGAATGTATAGcacacacaaaatttaaaatgttagataaaaaCCATTTAACATTTTAGAGTCATTTTTGAATGTTGCTTTTCATTAAATAGCGGTGAAAAATTcacattctattaaaaaaaaaaaattaatatcaatttgAATAAGCTCATAACAGTAAATGTAGTACAAacgaaaatatttaaagatgctGTTTTTCTTGTATTGCAAGGAGGTAATTATGCGCCAACGTATccgaaaataaaaaacattgaagttagtaaacgatcagctttttgtaaacaaagattatAGCAAGAGGAATGTAAAAGCAATTATATAAAGAAGTAAAATAGTGCTGAAGGTAAATACACTAAGGTTGtctacaataaaattataacgcACAATCTTTAAGaagttattttactttatagttGTTCTGTTATGAATTTGTAGGGTTTTGgggataaaaatttaatattcagAAAACATAACAGAAACGGCAATCAATGCGCCGAattaactaaaactaataaaacacaaaattgaAAGTATACACAAGATTAAAGCATATTTCAAATTACAGatctaaaaaatatcataaaaactgTTGGTTTAGTTTTTCACGGTCACCGAAGCCTTTTTTATCCGGCGCTCTTTCCAGGATATCTCTAAAGCAACTTTCTAGTCCATTCTCGACATACTTGACCATGATCtctgcaaaatataaaaaaatatataaataagatttatagaatataaaataaagaatataataaagatttaatcAAGTTAGCTTATACAAATGTGAAAGCTATCTGAACCATTATTATCATGtaataagtaattatattttaacaaaaaagagaCAATTTATTATCATGCATAATATAATAGTTTGATCTTAGGCgtgaaattaataaatcaattttatagtcaggtttttaaaattaaaaaaatctaatcttaTCATTGTAAGATCATAATCaaccttatttatattttaaccttattataatttaaagatcCTATTTAATGACCTGCAAAATATTGAGTTTTGCCTACATTTTATATAcatcaattaattttatagtaagatttttataattaaaaaaatccaacCTTATCATGTAAAGATCATAATCAATCTTATCATTTAAAGATCATATTTAAGGATCTGCAAAGTATTGAGTTTTTGccatattctatatataaatacctatTATCGATTTAAATGTTAGAATAATTGaaagtttttacaaacaaaCCCAAAGGAGacatcaatttttgttgatgagCAACTATTAGTGGCTcagttttcataaatttttcaaaataaacttactTGATGCTAGTAAGTTTTGCAAATGGGCTCATCATAtacaaaatttgatattatttttttttttgcaattacatccaaattctaaaaattgatatatactatataataaaaataataataataataataataataataataataataataataataataataataataataataacaataataacaataataacaataataacaataataacaataataataataataataataataataagcttAGGCTGCTCTCGAAGTAGGTTCTAGTAAACCAGTTTGCTTTGTTAAAGCAGCCGTTGCACTTTTTAGTGCTTGTCATAAAGGTTCTTGAAGCAGTTAACTGACTAGGCGTTGACGACTTTTATCGGTAGCTGATTCCAGATAGGCACAGTTCTATTTGAAAAGAAGTTTTCTCTTTGAGCACAGTTCTTAGTTACTTGCTTAGAAATACAATAAGGGTAACCCCTTACTCTACTCGCTAGTCCTTCTAAACCGATTGAGCTTGCAATTGTGTTTGGGTAATATTGTTTGAcaatattgaaattatttatcactttaaaatattgatttgcaTCACCTCTATTACGCCTTTCTTCTAATGTTGTTAAACCAATTTGTAAGTCTCTCTTGCTATGTCATACTCTTTAGTTCAGGAACCAGCTTCGTAGCTCGTCTTTGGACCTTTTTAACTAGTTTGATTCTAATTGGTGGTAAGGATTCCCAACTGAGGACGCATACTCCAGATGAGGACGGACAAAGGatcaataaagtattaaaactgTTACTATATTCCGTGTTTTAAATGACCGCCTAAGAGACCCAAGCACGAAGTTTGCTCTGGTTGAAACAAGTTTTGAGTGATCTTTCCAATTCAggttatttgtaattttacaCCAAGATCTCGTTCAGAAACAGCTTTTTCTAGCTAATAAAGAGACCTATTGTCGttaaatattgtataattatatacagGAACTTTTGGTGTTGCTGACAATTTCCTGATTACCATCGGTTCGCATTTTGCATAATTCAgcttcatttttcatttttttgaccaatcaacaattttgtttaaatctttttgttgcGTCATTCGATCGTTTAAACTTCTGATAATTCctattagtttaaaattgtCTGCAAAGAGTTTGACATAGTGTGTCATTGCATCGGGGaggttgttaataaatataataaaaagcagCGGCCCAATAAAAAGCCTTGGGGACACCACTTTTTACCTCTTTCCATTCTGACAAGTTTGAACCTATAACTACTTTCTGTCTTCGACCTGTAAAGAAAGATTTTAGCCAATCAAGCAACTGATCTTTAAAAACATACGCACTGAGTTTAAGTAGAAGAGAGTCATAATGGACAAGATCAAAGGctttaacaaaatctaaaaatataacatcTGCTTCATTGCCTTCATTTAGCGCTTGTGAGATAATGTCAATTGATTCTATTCAATTCGTTGAGCATGATTTTTTGGGAACAAAGCCGTGCTGTGCTGAGTTGAGAAGATTGTTATCGATAAGGTGTTTCATCATTACTGCTTTAATTATGCGTTCCACAATCTTGTAAAGTAAAGATGTGAGGGTGATTGGTAGATAATTTGAAACTAATTGTTTGTCTCCTTTTTTGAAAATCGGAGTGATTTTGGCTGATTTCCAAGAGATGAATCGAGTACCGTTTTGAAGGGTATGAACAAAGATCGGAAGAAGAGCTTCAGAGAAGCTGGAATGACACTCGTGTAATGGTTGAGGGTGAATGTTGTCGCCACCAGGAATCTTGCGTGAGCCGAGATTTTGTATCTGCGCATTAATTATCAAAATCGAAAGAGAAGATTGATTGAATAAGCAGATGTTTGATGTTCTTGATTTGAAAATCGGGAATGGATGATCGATATTCGAACAATTTTTATCGAAAACTGAATAAAAGTGTTTGTTTAGTCGTTAGTTTGTAATTTGCTGTTGGTCGAAAGTAACTTCGCCGGATTAGAGTTTTATTGATTCGATTTTAGgtcttgttttattttgagaatttaaGTATGAGTACAAAAGTTTTTGGAGATCTTTTCCGTAGTTTCTTActgataattaaatttgtttttaacttcttttgaGATTcgtttaaatttgataatagCATTTGATTTATCAGCCGAGCTGAACGTTTTAAACCAGAGCTTGCatttaagtttaagttaaatttCTCAAATCGTTGGTAAACCATTAAGGTTGGATCTTTGTTTGTTCTTTGAACATAGGAATGTGTAATTTGATTAGATTTAAGTAAGCATGGCAAAACTTTGAGTTCATTTGCTAAATGTTCATatctttgtaaaaatttgacatGTAAATCGACATGccattcagtcagtatatggaagtcaatcagtcagtattatcaagacagtttatcgaagtgagttttatcaaagtgttttatcgaagaacatcaatacaagaagtgaaatacaacaagtgtttcattacatcaatacagtccacatccaaccaagacgttgtgttccacagagcattattgtatcatcacaaggtaaatagaacacggtaagccttgagaagcgtgattatttatttttattatttttatgacttcaagtgcaaaaatggctcctgacagtcttggattagaactaagaaagaaaattattggcgattacgtaagtggaatgtcacaaaaaagtatttgtgataaatatcgcgtaaaaaaatggaccgtatcaagactatgctccaaatatcgttctacggggaagttggcagcagataacaaaggtggaagaccacGTTTCACCACTTTTAGAGAGCATTCTATGattgtcagatccgtcaagaaggatccctggatatcatcagtcaagatacaaaagcaattagagctgcctgtatcggaccgaacaatcagacgacgtgctgttgaagccggattgttttctcgacgccctgcaaagaaagcgctgatttcactaaaaaacagaagaaaagactcctgtttgctataTCTCATATTGAATGGAATGTGCaaaaatggcgaactgtcctgttcagtgatgaatcgaagttcaacattattgggagcgatggcatttgccgtgtacgccgaccggccggaaaacgccttgatttacgttactgccataagaccgtgaagcatggtggaggcaatgtaatggtctgggggtgtttttctgctaacggtctaggtccaatacatcgaaacgatggaataatggaccgtttcatgtataaaaatatcctgaaagatgttatgttacctcatgctgaatggaatatgccaataaaatgggtttttcagcaagacaacgatccgaaatacactgcaaaagtagtcaagtagtggtttcaagacaaccacctatcggtgattgATTGGCCACCTCAATCTCCGgactcaaccctatcgagaacctgtgggagatcgtcaaccgcagaattaatcgtgaaggtgttcgtaataaggatcaactgtttgaacaaatccaaaagacctgggcagcgattccacaaagtttcattgatcacctgattgaatctatgcctcgaagatgcaaggctatgatcgacaacaaaggatttgcCACGAAAtgttgatagcgaaatacagcttggtcaacattttgtcgagttgcacttgttttgttcAGAAAGAAATCAActctttttaatacttttgattaatttattaactttcgtgtacaaataatgaactttgtgatgaataaaacttgaagaactttGTCTCTAAACAgctacatagttatttctctaaattgaaaaaatgcagcacttttatataaagaaactaaattagcattatttggttgcactcgttttgtccgatactgtactGTAAGAATTCGTTCTTGTCCGATAGATATTTGAACCAAGATCTGTTCGCAGtcctgttttttatttatatctttgaTCTCGATTACATCCAAAttctaaaaattgttatatactaaatatactatatacatatactttttatttcttttttatttattttttttgtaatttactttcccaaggccaagaaggccactacagatgaggaggttacttgtggttataaccctctcccaactctataactccaaaacacgaaccttgacgaacaaggctgctgcgcagaAGAACAAGAAgaacatctatatatatatatatatatatatatatatatatatatatatatatatatatatatatatatatatatagatgttcTTCTTGTTCTtctgcgcagcagccttgttcgtcaaggttcgtgttttggagttatagagttgggagagggttataaccacaagtaacctcctcatctgtagtggccttcttggccttgggaaagtaaattacaaaaaaaataaataaaaaagaaataaaaagtatatgtatatagtatatttagtatataacaatttttagaaTTTGGATGTAATCGAGAtcaaagatataaataaaaaacaggaCTGCGAACAGATCTTGGTTCAAATATCTATCGGACAAGAACGAATTCTTACagtacagtatcggacaaaacgagtgcaaccaaataatgctaatttagtttctttatataaaagtgctgcattttttcaatttagagaaataactatgtagcTGTTTAGAGACaaagttcttcaagttttattcatcacaaagttcattatttgtacacgaaagttaataaattaatcaaaagtattaaaaagagTTGATTTCTTTCTgaacaaaacaagtgcaactcgacaaaatgttgaccaagctgtatttcgctatcaacaTTTCGTGgcaaatcctttgttgtcgatcatagccttgcatcttcgaggcatagattcaatcaggtgatcaatgaaactttgtggaatcgctgcccaggtcttttggatttgttcaaacagttgatccttattacgaacaccttcacgattaattctgcggttgacgatctcccacaggttctcgatagggttgagtcCGGAGATTGAGGTGGCCAATcaatcaccgataggtggttgtcttgaaaccactacttgactacttttgcagtgtatttcggatcgttgtcttgctgaaaaacccattttattggcatattccattcagcatgaggtaacataacatctttcaggatatttttatacatgaaacggtccattattccatcgtttcgatgtattggacctagaccgttagcagaaaaacacccccagaccattacattgcctccaccatgcttcacggtcttatggcagtaacgtaaatcaaggcgttttccggccggtcggcgtacacggcaaatgccatcgctcccaataatgttgaacttcgattcatcactgaacaggacagttcgccatttttGCACATTCCATTCAATATGAGAtatagcaaacaggagtcttttcttctgttttttagtgaaatcagcgctttctttgcagggcgtcgagaaaacaatccggcttcaacagcacgtcgtctgattgttcggtccgatacaggcagctctaattgcttttgtatcttgactgatgatatccagggatccttcttgacggatctgacaatCATAGAATGCTCTCTAAAAGTGGTGAAACgtggtcttccacctttgttatctgctgccaacttccccgtagaacgatatttggagcatagtcttgatacggtccatttttttacgcgatatttatcacaaatacttttttgtgacattccacttacgtaatcgccaataattttctttcttagttctaatccaagactgtcaggagccatttttgcacttgaagtcataaaaataataaaaataaataatcacgcttctcaaggcttaccgtgttctatttaccttgtgatgatacaataatgctctgtggaacacaacgtcttggttggatgtggactgtattgatgtaatgaaacacttgttgtatttcacttcttgtattgatgttcttcgataaaacactttgataaaactcacttcgataaactgtcttgataatactgactgattgacttccatatactgactgaatggCATGTCgatttacatgtctcttatatagtaaaatgaacctgtgtgaacctgttctggaagattctagatgcttcttttcgatgcttctggaagcttctggatgcgtctggatgcttctgaatgtttctgaaTATTTCTGGATGCtactggatgcttccagatgttccttctggaaacttctggaagcttctgcatgattctggaaacttctggatacttcctttaattatcaaaaaacttccgtgacgttgacacgaaccagacttaagaaaatgaaacaaaccaaaaaagttgcacttgttttgtccgctgcaaaatggcacttattaacgaaattctgcctgtgtgctgtcacctgtcagctgattgctcatgtcatggcatgctatgactccagactcctgaactgttcgctgtggtagtatagttcgttttgtttttaagacatgtaaaattaggaacactttttagcattgtttgatGTTTGTTGcgaatgttttgtccaatactgtgtgtttatatatattgattttaataaaaaaaggcagcgtatagctattttttaaatatattttgatataataatatattaacaatatttcgCTGACCTATTGTGGTCAGCTTCATCAGGTAATGAAAAAAACGTTACAAAGTAGCACCAAACCAACCGTTTAAAGAAGAAGACAATAAAAAGCGTAAAGTATAAAAACCAATATAAACCAATAATATAATAGTCACTATCATCCACATATCTTTTGTAAGTTAATGGTAGGAATGAATTAACAAAGGCTATATTAAAGGcactttttttatcttcataGCTGAAGCATTTtgcaaaatatagaaaaaagagcccttaatataatttgttaattCATTCCAACCAGTGACTTGCAAATGATATGTAGACGATACTCGATAGCTCGCTTCGATTCGAAAGAAAAACAAGAACTgtttcttaaaagtttaaatgaacCAAACACCTCCATATAATACACTGTTGAACTTGAAAAcgaaagaaaactttttagatataaatattacaaatacaattaaaggattttataaattttaagtacgATATGTGATAACAATCAAAACAAGTACGGATGCAGTaacaaatgttcaaataaaaccaAACTCTAACATCAAACAAAGCATAATCACTGGCGTCTTTAAAGGATTTCTATGTAGAGGAAAACAAATCTGCTCCCAAAAACACCTCTCACAAGAAATTGACTTCCTCAgagatatattttttgaaaacggcTATAACAAAAGTcatcttattaaaataaccaaaaactattttgaccacgttttaaaaaatactacatcTAAACAATTAGATAAGCAGTTTGTTAAACTACCTTGGATACCTATTATTGACCCTAAACTCCGAAgagaatttagaaaacaaaacatcagagttatatttacttcagctcccaatttaaataacatattatgcaacaataaaacaaaactacctCCGATTTCAAATCCGGGAGTTTACCAACTTAAATGCTCAtgtggaaatatatatatataatagcgagaccaaaaagaaaatcatttgaaGAAATGCGGAACACCAAAGAGCcagtaaaaatcaaaaatggtcGAGTTTAGGAGCCACGCAACATTCTAGAACATGCCGTGGTACTTTTGATTAGCTGAATCCTAAGACCTTGGCAGTCATTCCAGAATACAGGATAAGAAAAGTAAGAGAACCCCTGGTGATAAATAAAGCAAGAAATCGATACGAGATAGGTATTGGGCAAACTGTTCTAAAAAGAAATGACGGGGATAAtgtgaaaacaaaaacttagggatcatttttgacaaaaatttaactgacgtcactattttattatttgattggtttttatatttaacgatttttaatgtcttctttaataaaaggttagttttatgttattttgtaacgtttttttcATTACCTGATGACACTGACTACAATAGGTCAGCGAAATATCGTTAATATAGCagtatatcaaaatatatttaactaggaaattaaaaaaaaatttcttttttcaaatccaTGCTTTATGCAAGCAGAATTCTATTGGGCctagaaattctttttttgttatcttttgtAGAGGGaaaaattactgttttttttttttttttaatttaaaaattactgtttttactaaattttttttttttaacttaataacttaagacttattaacttaataacttaaaacaataGGTTTTGAATCGCTGCGCTTTAATGTCTTCGAAACTGCAAATAATTtgcaaattaatgatttttgtgaCATAATACGCAAttcatatcaaataaataaagtatatggggtatacaaattaaatttttg
This window harbors:
- the LOC100209607 gene encoding uncharacterized protein LOC100209607, which produces MDLFGNFESEKWSNGVPPSNLQTSGYEKHTIYRVTKKPEFFEYYMANSDGDPCCTFLYGALRDPLLSITNCYLKIKKINGCHVITGMMVDEDCVEINNDFLKTINPPAPEEKFQRKESISLGLISDLEVDQWTEKEEPPWNKSKIGYSYYSIRRNKPEVIDGVLKYHLASDQGLSINAFLKGARRDPLRSIGNVYLKIDNFDEIIGIIVENDWVEKNQ